One stretch of Streptomyces hygroscopicus DNA includes these proteins:
- a CDS encoding alpha-ketoglutarate decarboxylase, with translation MSPQSPNTSSVSTDEQDGQGSNPAAAFGPNEWLVDEIYQQYLQDPNSVDRAWWDFFADYKPGQDTGSAVAKPPQGVAASAAPAAPAQPAEAKPAVPAAKPAEAKPAAAAPAAPKPAPAQPAAPAAKAAPAAPAAPAKPAPVKPTPAEPTVSKKEPAAPSAGPELVTLRGPSAAVAKNMNASLELPTATSVRAVPVKLLFDNRIVINNHLKRARGGKVSFTHLIGYAMVQALKAMPSMNHSFTEKDGKPTLVKPEHINLGLAIDLVKPNGDRQLVVAAIKKAETLNFFEFWQAYEDIVRRARANKLTMDDFTGVTASLTNPGGIGTVHSVPRLMPGQGLIVGVGAMEYPAEFQGTSQDTLNKLGISKVMTLTSTYDHRVIQGAASGEFLRVMNQLLLGENDFFDEIFKALRIPYEPVRWLKDIDVSHDDDVTKAARVFDLIHSYRVRGHVMADTDPLEYRQRKHPDLDIIEHGLTLWDLEREFAVGGFAGKTMMKLRDILGVLRDSYCRTTGIEFMHIQDPKQRKWIQDRVERNHDKPEREEQLRILRRLNAAEAFETFLQTKYVGQKRFSLEGGESVIPLLDAVLDAAAESRLDEVVVGMAHRGRLNVLANIVGKSYAQIFREFEGNLDPKSMHGSGDVKYHLGAEGTFTGLDGEQIKVSLAANPSHLEAVDPVLEGVVRAKQDIIGKAGTDFTVLPVALHGDAAFAGQGVVAETLNMSQLRGYRTGGTVHIVINNQVGFTAAPAASRSSMYATDVARMIEAPIFHVNGDDPEAVVRVARLAFEFRQAFNKDVVIDLICYRRRGHNETDNPGFTQPLMYDLIDKKRSVRKLYTESLIGRGDITLEEAEQALQDFQGQLEKVFTEVRDAVSAPAPAEVPEPQAEFPVTVQTAVSQEVVKRIAESQVNTPDRITVHPRLFPQLQRRAAMIEDDSIDWGMGETLAIGSLLMEGTPVRLAGQDSRRGTFGQRHAVLVDRETGDDYTPLLYLTEDQERYNIYDSLLSEYAAMGFEYGYSLARPNALVMWEAQFGDFVNGAQTIVDEFISSAEQKWGQTSGVTLLLPHGYEGQGPDHSSARIERFLQLCAQNNMTVAAPTLPSNYFHLLRWQVHNPHHKPLVVFTPKSMLRLKAAASKTDEFLNGSFRPVIGDETVDPAAVRKVVFCSGKVYYDVAAERDKRGANDTAIIRLERLYPLPGKELQAEIAKYSGVEKFVWAQEEPANQGAWPFVALNLIDHLELSVGADVPAAERLVRVSRPHSSSPAVGSNKRHQSEQQALVNKVFEI, from the coding sequence GTGTCGCCACAGTCCCCCAACACCTCGAGCGTCTCGACCGATGAACAGGACGGGCAGGGAAGTAACCCTGCCGCTGCCTTCGGCCCCAATGAGTGGCTCGTCGACGAGATCTACCAGCAGTACCTCCAGGACCCGAACTCGGTCGACCGAGCCTGGTGGGACTTCTTCGCCGACTACAAGCCGGGTCAGGACACCGGCTCCGCGGTGGCCAAGCCACCACAGGGAGTAGCCGCGAGTGCCGCCCCGGCGGCTCCGGCCCAGCCGGCGGAGGCCAAGCCCGCCGTCCCGGCCGCGAAGCCCGCCGAGGCCAAGCCCGCCGCGGCGGCCCCGGCCGCCCCGAAGCCCGCACCGGCGCAGCCCGCGGCCCCCGCCGCGAAGGCCGCCCCGGCGGCTCCGGCGGCCCCGGCCAAGCCCGCTCCGGTCAAGCCGACCCCGGCCGAGCCGACGGTCTCCAAGAAGGAGCCCGCCGCGCCGTCCGCCGGCCCCGAGCTGGTCACGCTGCGCGGCCCGTCCGCCGCCGTGGCGAAGAACATGAACGCGTCGCTGGAGCTGCCGACGGCCACCTCGGTCCGCGCGGTCCCGGTCAAGCTGCTGTTCGACAACCGCATCGTCATCAACAACCACCTCAAGCGCGCCCGCGGCGGCAAGGTGTCCTTCACGCACCTGATCGGCTACGCCATGGTGCAGGCGCTGAAGGCGATGCCCTCGATGAACCACTCGTTCACCGAGAAGGACGGCAAGCCGACCCTGGTCAAGCCCGAGCACATCAACCTCGGTCTCGCCATCGACCTGGTCAAGCCCAACGGTGACCGCCAGCTCGTCGTGGCCGCGATCAAGAAGGCCGAGACGCTCAACTTCTTCGAGTTCTGGCAGGCGTACGAGGACATCGTGCGCCGCGCCCGCGCGAACAAGCTGACGATGGACGACTTCACCGGCGTCACGGCCTCCCTGACCAACCCGGGCGGCATCGGCACCGTGCACTCGGTGCCGCGGCTGATGCCCGGCCAGGGCCTGATCGTCGGCGTCGGCGCCATGGAGTACCCCGCCGAGTTCCAGGGCACCTCCCAGGACACCCTGAACAAGCTGGGCATCTCCAAGGTCATGACGCTGACCAGCACCTATGACCACCGGGTGATCCAGGGCGCCGCCTCCGGCGAGTTCCTGCGGGTCATGAACCAGCTGCTGCTCGGCGAGAACGACTTCTTCGACGAGATCTTCAAGGCGCTGCGCATCCCCTACGAGCCGGTCCGCTGGCTCAAGGACATCGACGTCAGCCACGACGACGACGTCACCAAGGCGGCGCGGGTCTTCGATCTGATCCACTCCTACCGGGTCCGCGGCCATGTCATGGCCGACACCGACCCGCTGGAGTACCGCCAGCGCAAGCACCCCGACCTGGACATCATCGAGCACGGGCTCACCCTGTGGGACCTGGAGCGCGAGTTCGCGGTCGGCGGTTTCGCGGGCAAGACCATGATGAAGCTGCGCGACATCCTGGGCGTGCTGCGCGACTCGTACTGCCGCACCACCGGCATCGAGTTCATGCACATCCAGGACCCCAAGCAGCGCAAGTGGATCCAGGACCGCGTCGAGCGCAACCACGACAAGCCGGAGCGCGAGGAGCAGCTGCGCATCCTGCGGCGGCTCAACGCGGCCGAGGCGTTCGAAACCTTCCTGCAGACCAAGTACGTCGGCCAGAAGCGGTTCTCCCTGGAGGGCGGCGAGTCCGTCATCCCGCTGCTGGACGCGGTGCTGGACGCGGCCGCCGAGTCGCGCCTGGACGAGGTCGTCGTGGGCATGGCCCACCGCGGCCGGCTCAACGTCCTCGCCAACATCGTCGGCAAGTCGTACGCGCAGATCTTCCGCGAGTTCGAGGGCAACCTCGACCCGAAGTCCATGCACGGCTCCGGTGACGTCAAGTACCACCTGGGCGCCGAGGGCACCTTCACCGGTCTGGACGGCGAGCAGATCAAGGTCTCGCTCGCCGCGAACCCCTCCCACCTGGAGGCCGTGGACCCGGTCCTGGAGGGCGTCGTCCGCGCCAAGCAGGACATCATCGGCAAGGCCGGCACCGACTTCACGGTGCTGCCCGTCGCCCTCCACGGCGACGCGGCCTTCGCGGGCCAGGGTGTGGTCGCCGAGACGCTGAACATGTCGCAGCTGCGCGGCTACCGCACCGGCGGCACCGTGCACATCGTGATCAACAACCAGGTCGGCTTCACCGCCGCCCCGGCCGCGTCCCGCTCCTCGATGTACGCCACGGACGTCGCGCGCATGATCGAGGCGCCGATCTTCCATGTGAACGGCGACGACCCGGAGGCCGTCGTGCGCGTCGCGCGGCTCGCCTTCGAGTTCCGCCAGGCGTTCAACAAGGACGTGGTCATCGACCTGATCTGCTACCGCCGCCGCGGCCACAACGAGACCGACAACCCCGGTTTCACCCAGCCGCTGATGTACGACCTGATCGACAAGAAGCGCTCGGTGCGCAAGCTCTACACCGAGTCGCTGATCGGGCGCGGCGACATCACCCTGGAAGAGGCCGAGCAGGCGCTGCAGGACTTCCAGGGCCAGCTGGAGAAGGTCTTCACCGAGGTCCGCGACGCGGTCTCGGCCCCGGCCCCGGCCGAGGTCCCCGAGCCGCAGGCGGAGTTCCCGGTCACGGTCCAGACGGCCGTCTCCCAGGAGGTCGTCAAGCGGATCGCCGAGTCCCAGGTCAACACCCCCGACCGGATCACCGTCCACCCGCGGCTGTTCCCGCAGCTCCAGCGGCGCGCGGCGATGATCGAGGACGACTCGATCGACTGGGGCATGGGCGAGACCCTCGCCATCGGCTCGCTGCTGATGGAGGGCACTCCGGTCCGGCTCGCCGGCCAGGACTCCCGCCGCGGCACCTTCGGCCAGCGCCACGCGGTGCTGGTGGACCGCGAGACCGGTGACGACTACACCCCGCTGCTGTACCTCACCGAGGACCAGGAGCGGTACAACATCTACGACTCGCTGCTCAGCGAGTACGCGGCGATGGGCTTCGAGTACGGCTACTCGCTGGCCCGTCCGAACGCGCTGGTCATGTGGGAAGCGCAGTTCGGTGACTTCGTCAACGGCGCGCAGACCATCGTGGACGAGTTCATCTCCTCGGCCGAGCAGAAGTGGGGCCAGACCTCTGGTGTCACGCTGCTGCTGCCGCACGGTTACGAGGGCCAGGGGCCGGACCACTCGTCGGCCCGTATCGAGCGCTTCCTCCAGCTCTGCGCGCAGAACAACATGACGGTCGCCGCGCCGACGCTGCCGTCGAACTACTTCCACCTGCTGCGCTGGCAGGTCCACAACCCGCACCACAAGCCGCTGGTCGTCTTCACCCCGAAGTCGATGCTGCGTCTGAAGGCCGCGGCGTCGAAGACCGACGAGTTCCTCAACGGCTCCTTCCGCCCGGTGATCGGCGACGAGACGGTCGACCCGGCCGCGGTGCGCAAGGTGGTCTTCTGCTCCGGCAAGGTCTACTACGACGTGGCCGCGGAGCGGGACAAGCGCGGTGCGAACGACACGGCGATCATCCGCCTGGAGCGGCTGTACCCGCTGCCGGGTAAGGAGTTGCAGGCCGAGATCGCCAAGTACTCGGGTGTCGAGAAGTTCGTGTGGGCGCAGGAGGAGCCGGCGAACCAGGGTGCCTGGCCGTTCGTCGCGCTCAACCTGATCGACCACCTGGAGCTGTCGGTCGGCGCGGACGTCCCCGCCGCCGAGCGCCTGGTCCGGGTCTCCCGTCCGCACTCGTCCTCGCCCGCGGTGGGGTCGAACAAGCGGCACCAGTCGGAGCAGCAGGCGCTGGTGAACAAGGTCTTCGAGATCTGA
- a CDS encoding histidine kinase: MRKGRWARRVPKVWRIPGARVPKTWRISGARVPKTWRIPRARVPKVCRMYVDPKGRRALSRATWGRIWEALRPFDPYRSVKAALGALVIGSVIITTWLVFAAVHSDTELRVITIFSIIASLLITQFVAHGLTAPLDEMTEVTRAMANGDYTRRVEAAERRDEFGDLATAFNRMAADLEAVDTHRKELVANVSHELRTPIAALRAVLENVVDGVSEADPETMRVALRQTQRLGRLVDQLLDLSRLDNGVVPLHARRFEVWPYLAGILKEASMAKGAESQSGAHTRTDVHLNLDVSPPELTAHADAERLHQVMANLIDNAVKHSPAHGRVTVRARRGDGGPESLELEVLDEGPGIPEAERHRVFERFNRGGLSPDSSANGSRRRPGPVSDGGTGLGLAIARWAVDLHGGRIGVAESPRGCRIKVSLPGPAPESKPATP; encoded by the coding sequence ATGAGGAAGGGCCGCTGGGCGCGCAGGGTTCCCAAGGTCTGGCGGATCCCCGGGGCCCGCGTTCCCAAGACCTGGCGCATCTCCGGAGCCCGGGTCCCCAAGACCTGGCGGATCCCTCGAGCCAGGGTCCCCAAGGTCTGCCGGATGTACGTGGACCCCAAGGGCCGGCGGGCGCTGTCCCGCGCCACCTGGGGCCGGATCTGGGAGGCGCTGCGGCCCTTCGACCCGTACCGCTCGGTCAAGGCGGCGCTGGGGGCGCTGGTCATCGGCTCAGTGATCATCACCACGTGGCTGGTCTTCGCGGCGGTGCACTCCGATACCGAACTGCGCGTGATCACCATCTTCTCGATCATCGCCTCGCTGCTGATCACCCAGTTCGTGGCACACGGGCTGACCGCCCCGCTGGACGAGATGACCGAGGTCACCCGGGCGATGGCGAACGGCGACTACACCCGGCGGGTGGAGGCGGCGGAGCGCCGGGACGAGTTCGGCGACCTGGCGACCGCGTTCAACCGGATGGCGGCCGACCTGGAGGCGGTGGACACCCACCGCAAGGAGCTGGTCGCCAACGTCTCGCATGAGCTGCGCACCCCCATCGCGGCCCTGCGCGCCGTGCTGGAGAACGTGGTGGACGGGGTCTCGGAGGCGGATCCGGAGACCATGCGGGTCGCGCTGCGGCAGACCCAGCGTCTGGGCCGCCTGGTGGATCAGCTACTCGATCTCTCGCGCCTCGACAACGGGGTGGTGCCGCTGCACGCGCGCCGGTTCGAGGTCTGGCCGTATCTGGCCGGAATCCTCAAGGAGGCGAGCATGGCCAAGGGCGCGGAGTCCCAATCGGGCGCGCACACCCGTACGGACGTCCATCTCAACCTGGACGTCTCGCCGCCCGAGCTGACCGCCCACGCCGACGCCGAGCGGCTGCACCAGGTGATGGCGAACCTCATCGACAACGCGGTGAAGCACAGCCCGGCGCACGGCCGGGTGACCGTGCGCGCCCGGCGCGGTGACGGCGGCCCGGAGAGCCTGGAGCTGGAGGTGCTGGACGAGGGCCCCGGCATCCCGGAGGCGGAGCGGCACCGGGTCTTCGAGCGGTTCAACCGGGGCGGGCTCTCCCCCGACAGCTCGGCGAACGGGAGCCGGCGCCGCCCGGGCCCGGTCAGCGACGGCGGCACCGGTCTGGGGCTGGCGATCGCGCGCTGGGCGGTGGACCTGCACGGCGGGCGGATAGGCGTGGCGGAGTCCCCGCGCGGCTGCCGGATCAAGGTCAGCCTCCCCGGACCGGCCCCGGAATCCAAACCGGCCACCCCCTGA
- a CDS encoding chemotaxis protein CheY codes for MEQTHNGHNGTATTTPGAQRRVLVVEDDPTIVDAIAARLRAEGFQVQTAGDGPAAVDTAEAWQPDLLVLDVMLPGFDGLEVCRRVQARRPVPVLMLTARDDETDMLVGLGVGADDYMTKPFSMRELAARVHVLLRRVERAALAAHTPRSGILRLGELEIDHAQRRVRVRGSDVHLTPTEFDLLVCLANTPRAVLSREQLLAEVWDWADASGTRTVDSHIKALRRKIGAERIRTVHGVGYALETPAA; via the coding sequence ATGGAGCAGACTCACAACGGTCACAACGGGACCGCCACGACCACCCCTGGCGCACAGCGCCGGGTCCTCGTCGTCGAGGACGATCCGACCATAGTGGACGCCATCGCGGCCCGGCTGCGTGCCGAGGGGTTCCAGGTCCAGACGGCGGGAGACGGTCCGGCGGCGGTGGACACGGCCGAGGCGTGGCAGCCCGATCTGCTGGTCCTCGACGTGATGCTGCCGGGCTTCGACGGTCTGGAGGTCTGCCGCCGGGTGCAGGCCCGCCGTCCGGTGCCCGTGCTCATGCTGACCGCGCGCGATGACGAAACCGACATGCTGGTGGGGCTCGGGGTCGGTGCCGACGACTACATGACCAAGCCGTTCTCCATGCGCGAACTGGCCGCGCGGGTGCATGTGCTGCTGCGGCGGGTGGAGCGGGCGGCGCTGGCCGCGCACACCCCGCGCAGCGGGATCCTGCGCCTGGGCGAACTGGAGATCGACCACGCCCAGCGCCGGGTGCGGGTGCGCGGTTCGGATGTGCATCTGACCCCGACCGAGTTCGATCTGCTGGTCTGTCTGGCCAACACCCCGCGCGCGGTGCTCTCGCGTGAGCAGCTGCTGGCCGAGGTGTGGGACTGGGCGGACGCCTCGGGCACCCGCACCGTGGACAGCCACATCAAGGCGCTGCGGCGGAAGATCGGCGCGGAACGGATCCGTACGGTGCACGGCGTCGGCTACGCCCTGGAGACCCCGGCGGCATGA
- a CDS encoding spermidine synthase, with amino-acid sequence MHPQPPYDLRPADDDRPVTVDRREGPYGEVVLRRRGDGGPSGDAVFEIIANGCFLMDTSDGRSERLLIRAALGALPADRPSPALLIGGLGVGFSLVEAVAEPRWGRIAVVEREAAVIDWHHEGPLAAVTAGALADPRAEIVHADLVAWLRTGPRAPQTPQTYDALCLDIDNGPDWTVTEDNDGLYSPAGLAACAARLAPGGVLAVWSAQPSPAFEESLRNAGFTQVRTEEVTVARGVPDVVHLAVRGA; translated from the coding sequence ATGCATCCGCAGCCGCCGTACGACCTCCGCCCCGCCGACGACGACCGGCCGGTGACCGTCGACCGCCGGGAGGGTCCGTACGGCGAGGTGGTGTTGCGGCGGCGCGGTGACGGGGGGCCGTCGGGCGACGCCGTCTTCGAGATCATCGCCAATGGGTGCTTCCTCATGGACACCTCCGACGGCCGCTCCGAGCGGCTGCTCATCCGCGCCGCCCTCGGCGCGCTGCCCGCCGACCGGCCCTCCCCCGCGCTGCTCATCGGCGGGCTCGGCGTCGGGTTTTCGCTGGTCGAGGCGGTGGCGGAGCCCCGGTGGGGGCGGATCGCGGTGGTCGAGCGGGAGGCGGCGGTGATCGACTGGCACCACGAAGGACCCCTGGCGGCCGTGACCGCCGGGGCGCTGGCCGACCCGCGCGCCGAGATCGTCCACGCCGATCTGGTCGCCTGGCTGCGGACCGGCCCGCGGGCCCCGCAGACCCCGCAGACCTATGACGCGCTGTGCCTGGACATCGACAACGGCCCCGACTGGACCGTCACCGAGGACAACGACGGCCTCTACTCCCCCGCCGGACTCGCCGCCTGTGCGGCGCGCCTGGCACCGGGCGGAGTGCTGGCCGTCTGGTCGGCGCAGCCGTCACCCGCATTCGAGGAATCTCTCCGGAATGCCGGTTTCACGCAGGTGCGTACGGAAGAGGTCACCGTTGCCCGGGGTGTTCCCGACGTCGTGCATCTCGCCGTTCGGGGCGCGTAG
- a CDS encoding Lon protease, which translates to MASLSTPLTLPVLPLDDEVVLPGMVVPLDLSDTEVRAAVEAAQAAARSSGSGSGKPRVLLVPRVDGTYAGIGTLGTIEQVGRLSDGDPGALIRGVRRVRIGAGTTGPGAALWVEGTTVEEIVPDPLPGAVTELIKEYKALATSWLRKRGAWQVVDRVEQIDDVAQLADNSGYSPFLSVAQRVELLETTDPVARLKLAVTWLSDHLAEQDVAESIAKDVQEGVDKQQREFLLRRQLEAVRKELAELNGDPEDESGDYRARVESADLPDKVREAALKEVDKLERSSDQSPEGSWIRTWLDTVLELPWNERTEDAYDIQGAKAVLDADHAGLDDVKERITEYLAVRKRRADRGLGVVGGRRGGAVLALVGPPGVGKTSLGESVARAMGRKFVRVALGGVRDEAEIRGHRRTYVGALPGRVVRAIKEAGSMNPVVLLDEIDKVGSDFRGDPAAALLEVLDPAQNHTFRDHYLEVELDLSDVVFLATANVLEAIPEALLDRMELVRLDGYTEDEKVTIARDHLLPRQLERAGLEPGEVTVADEALRKLAGEYTREAGVRTLERSIARLLRKVAAQHELGERELPFTVGVAELRPLIGRPHHTPESAQDPAERRTAVPGVATGLAVTGAGGDVLFVEASLADPETGGAGLNLTGQLGDVMKESAQIALSFLRSRGAELELPVGDLKERGVHLHVPAGAVPKDGPSAGVTMTTALASLLSGRQVRPDVAMTGEVSLTGRVLPIGGVKQKLLAAHRAGVTTVIIPKRNEPDLDDVPAEVLDKLDVHPVSDVRRVLELALEPARTAAPEVPAAA; encoded by the coding sequence ATGGCTTCGCTGTCCACACCGCTCACCCTGCCCGTACTGCCTCTCGACGACGAGGTCGTGCTGCCCGGCATGGTGGTGCCGCTGGACCTTTCCGATACCGAGGTACGCGCCGCGGTGGAGGCCGCCCAGGCCGCCGCACGCTCCAGTGGGAGCGGCAGCGGTAAGCCGAGGGTGCTGCTGGTGCCGCGTGTCGACGGCACGTACGCGGGCATCGGCACGCTCGGCACCATCGAGCAGGTGGGCCGGCTCTCCGACGGCGATCCCGGCGCGCTGATCCGCGGTGTGCGCCGCGTCCGCATCGGGGCCGGGACCACCGGACCCGGGGCGGCGCTGTGGGTGGAGGGGACCACGGTCGAGGAGATCGTGCCCGATCCGCTGCCCGGTGCCGTCACCGAACTGATCAAGGAATACAAGGCGCTGGCCACGAGCTGGCTGCGCAAGCGGGGCGCCTGGCAGGTCGTGGACCGGGTGGAGCAGATCGACGATGTCGCGCAGCTCGCCGACAACTCCGGCTACTCGCCCTTCCTGAGCGTGGCCCAGCGCGTCGAACTGCTGGAGACCACCGACCCGGTGGCCCGGCTGAAGCTCGCCGTCACCTGGCTGAGCGACCACCTCGCCGAGCAGGACGTCGCCGAGTCGATCGCCAAGGACGTCCAGGAGGGCGTCGATAAGCAGCAGCGCGAATTCCTGCTGCGGCGCCAGCTCGAAGCCGTCCGTAAGGAGCTCGCCGAGCTGAACGGCGACCCCGAGGACGAGTCCGGCGACTACCGGGCCCGGGTCGAGTCCGCCGATCTGCCGGACAAGGTGCGCGAGGCGGCCCTCAAGGAGGTCGACAAGCTGGAGCGGTCCAGCGACCAGAGCCCCGAGGGCAGTTGGATCCGCACCTGGCTGGACACCGTCCTGGAGCTGCCCTGGAACGAGCGCACCGAGGACGCGTACGACATCCAGGGCGCCAAGGCCGTGCTCGACGCCGACCACGCGGGCCTGGACGACGTCAAGGAGCGGATCACCGAGTACCTGGCGGTGCGCAAGCGCCGCGCCGACCGGGGCCTCGGCGTCGTCGGCGGCCGCCGCGGCGGCGCGGTGCTGGCCCTGGTGGGTCCGCCCGGCGTCGGCAAGACCAGCCTGGGCGAGAGCGTCGCCCGCGCGATGGGGCGGAAGTTCGTCCGGGTCGCGCTCGGCGGCGTCCGCGACGAGGCGGAGATCCGCGGCCACCGGCGCACCTACGTGGGCGCGCTGCCCGGCCGGGTCGTCCGGGCCATCAAGGAGGCGGGTTCCATGAACCCCGTCGTCCTCCTCGACGAGATCGACAAGGTCGGCTCCGACTTCCGCGGCGACCCGGCCGCGGCCCTGCTGGAGGTCCTGGACCCGGCCCAGAACCACACCTTCCGCGACCACTACCTGGAGGTCGAACTCGACCTGAGCGACGTGGTCTTCCTCGCCACCGCCAACGTCCTGGAGGCCATCCCGGAGGCGCTCCTGGACCGCATGGAGCTGGTGCGCCTGGACGGCTACACCGAGGACGAGAAGGTCACCATCGCCCGTGACCACCTGCTGCCCCGGCAGCTGGAGCGGGCCGGCCTGGAGCCGGGCGAGGTCACGGTGGCGGACGAGGCGCTGCGCAAGCTGGCGGGCGAGTACACCCGCGAGGCGGGCGTACGGACCCTGGAGCGCTCCATCGCCCGGCTGCTGCGCAAGGTGGCGGCCCAGCACGAGCTCGGCGAGCGCGAACTCCCCTTCACCGTCGGCGTGGCGGAGCTGCGCCCGCTGATCGGCCGGCCGCACCACACTCCCGAGTCCGCCCAGGACCCGGCCGAGCGCCGCACCGCCGTCCCCGGTGTGGCGACCGGGCTCGCGGTCACGGGCGCGGGCGGTGACGTGCTGTTCGTGGAGGCGTCGCTGGCCGACCCGGAGACGGGCGGCGCGGGGCTGAACCTCACCGGTCAGCTCGGCGACGTCATGAAGGAGTCCGCCCAGATCGCGCTCTCCTTCCTGCGCTCCCGCGGCGCGGAGCTGGAGCTGCCGGTCGGCGACCTGAAGGAGCGCGGCGTCCACCTGCACGTCCCGGCGGGCGCGGTCCCCAAGGACGGCCCGAGCGCGGGCGTCACCATGACCACCGCCCTGGCCTCGCTGCTCTCCGGCCGCCAGGTGCGCCCGGATGTGGCGATGACGGGCGAGGTGTCCCTGACCGGGCGGGTGCTGCCCATCGGCGGCGTCAAGCAGAAGCTGCTGGCGGCGCACCGGGCCGGGGTGACCACCGTGATCATCCCCAAGCGCAACGAGCCCGACCTGGACGACGTCCCCGCCGAGGTCCTGGACAAGCTCGACGTCCACCCGGTCTCGGATGTCCGCCGAGTCCTGGAGCTGGCCCTCGAACCCGCCCGGACGGCCGCCCCCGAGGTTCCGGCAGCGGCGTGA
- a CDS encoding short-chain dehydrogenase gives MKVIVIGATGTIGRAVADALEGRHEVVRASRTGATGAVRVDMTDPATLDHLFATVQDVDAVVCCAASGALTPLGGDASDEEFTTGLDAKLLGQVALVRRALHHLRDGGSITLTSGVFEKPTPGGAFGALVNAGLDAFVRAAAIELERGLRVNAICPGWVRETLEKLGMDPADGTPVETVAQAYAQVVEGVAQGQVIVPGRG, from the coding sequence ATGAAGGTCATCGTGATCGGAGCGACAGGAACCATCGGGCGTGCCGTGGCGGACGCCCTCGAAGGTCGGCATGAGGTCGTACGGGCCTCCCGCACCGGCGCCACCGGCGCCGTGCGCGTCGACATGACCGACCCCGCCACCCTCGACCACCTCTTCGCGACCGTCCAGGACGTCGACGCCGTCGTCTGCTGCGCCGCCTCCGGCGCGCTCACCCCACTCGGCGGGGACGCCTCGGACGAGGAGTTCACCACCGGTCTGGACGCCAAGCTGCTGGGCCAGGTCGCCCTCGTGCGCCGGGCCCTCCACCATCTCCGCGACGGCGGGTCCATCACCCTCACCAGTGGGGTCTTCGAGAAGCCCACCCCCGGCGGGGCCTTCGGCGCGCTGGTGAACGCCGGGCTCGACGCCTTCGTCCGGGCCGCCGCGATCGAGCTGGAGCGCGGGCTGCGGGTGAACGCGATCTGCCCGGGATGGGTGCGGGAAACCCTGGAGAAGCTGGGCATGGACCCCGCCGACGGGACCCCCGTGGAGACCGTCGCCCAGGCGTATGCGCAGGTCGTCGAGGGGGTGGCGCAGGGGCAGGTGATCGTGCCCGGCCGCGGCTGA
- a CDS encoding NAD(P)H oxidoreductase: MPRTLLVLAHPNLAASRINAALAEAARPVDGVTFHDLYAAYPDLRIDVEREQRLLLEHDRIVLQFPFYWYSVPPLLKKWQDEVFLRGFAYGTGGTSLHGKSLLLATSTGAAEEQYRPDGFHRFAVVELLKPFDATAHITGMRYEEPLIVHGSHTLDDAELAVYQDRYRELLASGVIREHELTAV; the protein is encoded by the coding sequence GTGCCGCGCACCCTGCTCGTCCTCGCCCACCCCAACCTCGCCGCGTCCCGCATCAACGCCGCGCTCGCCGAGGCGGCCCGGCCGGTGGACGGGGTCACCTTCCATGACCTCTACGCCGCCTATCCCGATCTGCGGATCGATGTCGAGCGCGAGCAGCGGCTGCTGCTGGAGCACGACCGGATCGTGCTCCAGTTCCCCTTCTACTGGTATTCGGTGCCGCCGCTGCTGAAGAAGTGGCAGGACGAGGTGTTCCTGCGCGGATTCGCCTACGGCACCGGCGGCACCTCGCTGCACGGCAAGTCGCTGCTCCTGGCCACCTCGACGGGCGCCGCCGAGGAGCAGTACCGGCCGGACGGGTTCCACCGCTTCGCGGTCGTCGAGCTGCTCAAGCCCTTCGACGCCACCGCCCACATCACCGGGATGCGTTACGAGGAGCCGCTCATCGTGCACGGCTCCCATACGCTCGACGACGCCGAGCTCGCCGTGTACCAGGACCGCTATCGCGAGCTGCTGGCCTCCGGCGTAATACGGGAGCACGAGCTGACCGCCGTCTGA
- a CDS encoding TetR family transcriptional regulator yields the protein MSTARPSAHERILSTATALFNAHGVRGVGVDRIIAESGVAKATLYSHFRTKDDLVLAYLHRSDQHWRGALRQAAEAAGTDPRDRLVGVFDALIAATERDGFRGCAFTRTAGETEPGTATHAVTAEHKRAIRAWLTELARESGAADPERLGLQISVLVDGTMAEAALEPRPEFAEAAQDAARSLVAEVCPARV from the coding sequence ATGAGCACCGCCCGCCCCTCCGCCCATGAGCGGATCCTGTCCACCGCGACCGCGCTGTTCAACGCCCATGGGGTGCGCGGCGTCGGCGTGGACCGGATCATCGCCGAGTCGGGCGTGGCGAAGGCGACGCTCTACTCCCACTTCCGCACCAAGGACGATCTGGTCCTGGCCTATCTCCACAGGTCGGACCAGCACTGGCGGGGGGCGCTGCGGCAGGCCGCCGAGGCGGCCGGCACCGATCCCCGGGACCGTCTCGTCGGAGTCTTCGACGCACTGATCGCGGCGACCGAGCGGGACGGTTTCCGCGGCTGCGCGTTCACCAGGACCGCGGGCGAGACCGAGCCGGGCACCGCCACGCACGCCGTGACGGCCGAGCACAAGCGCGCCATACGGGCCTGGCTGACCGAGCTGGCCCGGGAGTCCGGGGCCGCCGACCCCGAGCGGCTCGGCCTGCAGATCTCCGTGCTCGTGGACGGGACGATGGCCGAGGCCGCGCTGGAGCCGAGGCCGGAGTTCGCGGAGGCGGCCCAGGACGCGGCGCGGTCGCTGGTCGCGGAGGTGTGCCCGGCGCGGGTGTAG